In Telopea speciosissima isolate NSW1024214 ecotype Mountain lineage chromosome 10, Tspe_v1, whole genome shotgun sequence, the DNA window CTATAAAGACATTTTGGAGTTGTTTGCTGACCTGTCAGGTCAAGAAATCAATTTTGAAAAAAGTGGTCTTTTTTTCAGTAAGAATGTTTATGTGCCTGAGAGAAATAGGCTATGTTCTCTTATTGGAATCTCTGAAGATTCCTATCTAGGCACTACTCTTATTCACTCAAGATCCAAGACAAAGGAATTAACAGGTATTGTCAATAGGATCAGATTTAGACTTTCAACTTGGAACGCTAACCATCTATCTTATGCAGGTCGAAAAGTGCTTATCCAATCTGTTCTTAACTCCATACCTACTTGTTTAatatcttctttcttatttcctaTAAAGGTATGTAAATCCATTGACTCAATTTGTCTCAATTTCTGGAATGGTAACATTGATTCTGGTAAACATCACTGCCTTATTGCCTGGGATAGAATCTGCTTACCTTTAGCTTCTAGTGGTTTAGGTCTTAGGAAATCTGAAATTCAAAACAAATCTTTGATTCTTAAACTTGGTTGGAGATTCATTAATAATCCTATTGACTTATGGTCTAAGGTTTTAAAAGCAAAATATTTTCCCAATTCCTCTGTTTTTTATCCAAAAACTGTCATCAAAAGGAGATCATGGTCTTGGAACAGTATTGCTCATTTACTTCCCATCTTAAAATCAATGTCTTTCCGCATTATTGGTGATGggaagaacttttttttttttggaccgaTCCATGCGTTAACACAATTCCAGGTTTTTGTCTTACTGACGTTATGCAAGACTCTTCAAGGGGAGATATGGTCTATAAGTATTTCACACAGAATAGACTTATTGCTGACTTACTTCCTCCTCAATTCCCTATTGCTTTTATTGCTGCTTGTGCTTCTGTGTCTCTTAATAATAACTCTGATTCTTGTATATGCTCTGCCTAAAAAAGTGGTAATGTTTCTACTCGGATTGCAGCCAAATTTCTTACATCTTTGTTGAGATTGTCTTCTCATCCTGGGTTTGCTGGTTGGTGGCGCTTCCTCTGGAAGTTGCCCATCCACCCTAAATTTAAACATTTCTTTTGGCGTGTTTTACATGTTGGAATCCCGGTTAAAGCATCTCTCTCAAAATAAATCAAGATCGATCCCCATTGTGCTTTATGTGGCTCTTGTCCTGAATCCATCTGGCATCTTTTTCTCTCATGTGACTGGTCTAAACATATCTAGATGGCTGGCCCTCTGGGGTTGAAAACGGAATACTTCTCCCATCAATCTTTACTTCACCTTTGTAATTATATTCTCAATGATAATCTCCGAAGCAAGCAGCTTTCCAAGTGgttcttttcagtttttattattacttgttacttTATATGGCATGTCAGGAACCAAGTGGTCCATAATTCTATTAAACCAAACCCGGTCGGAGTAATTTCAAACATCTGCAAATGGTTGATAGACTTAAATATCTCACCCCCAACCCATACTTCGTTCTGCTACTAGCGACCTGCTTATAGATCTCTGCTTCAAATCCTTTCCCATATTAGACTATAATGTTCTGATTTGTGCAAGAACTACTTAATCTTCCCTGAAAAGATCATCTTCCCTGAAAAGATCAAGGTGGAAAATCAATCTTCACCCAACCTTGCCCTAGAATGGGGTTGTAGGTTTTTCTagaatttgttttgaaaaatcaatcTTCACCCAAAATTTAGGTTATTCTTATCGAAACTGttaaatgggggggggggggggagtgtatCCACTAGGGCAAggttgagggagagagagacagaaacaCATTTATTCCTATATTATCCTTTTTCCAAAAGAAACAGGGCAGCTGGGTTATTAGCTTTAAGATCTGAACGGATTCAAGCTTCCTCCTTATATGATCTTATGTGCAAGGAATCAATGCCTCATAACTCATTGCAGTCCAAATCCTCTTGGAATCATTACTAATATCTACCAGTGGATAGGAGACCAAAATCTACTTGGAGCTGACCCTACACCTGAAACAGAACCTTGCATAACATCGACTTTGTCCTTATGGAATATCATTGAATCTACTTCACTAGATCACACCACTATGATTTGTGACGGGAGTTTTATACATGACACCAAGGAAGCAGGATGGGGATTCATCAGGTAAGATATTTTCAATATTATATtgagcttaattaattatacctTAATTATTGGTGGGTCCATGGGCATAAAACTCAGCTTGGGACCACTTAAAGGTTAATGGGGGTATACTACTCTTTTTCATTGTGGGGGTGGAtaaggattagggttttgtattataaatacaaggttgGGGTCTCTACAGTCACTTGATTTCACTCTCTGTTCTTCCCACAAGAATTTGAGAGGTGCATGTGAGACAAGGAGACTAGAGAAGATCCTGACCAAGGCTTGATGTGTCAAGGATAGTGACACAAAGAATTATTCTATATTGTTCTTCTCCAACATACATGGGTACAAGGTACACATCGTTTCTcctgttttctttttccaatcgTGTTCTAGTTCACTGTATAAAAATTAATTAGGATTTCACAAAATCCAAAGAATTTCTAACAGGTTCATCATTATTATTACCAATCGGAGGGCTTATATTGCATCGTTGGATTTCGATTATGCAGGGAGTGCATTGGAAACTGAAGCAAGGGGAGTGTTCCAGGGTTTGCAACAAGCAAGGTCATTAGGAGCTCAACATGTAGACATTTGGACTGTCTATCAGACTTTAGCAGAGTGGATGGAACATAAGAATTGACAATGGCCCTACGAAATCGTTCTGTATGGTTCTTTATAATATTATGTCTCTTCTCAAATGTTTTGTGAAAATTTGTACTATTAAGAAGATTAGAGAGTCTACTAATTTTGCTCATATCTTGACTAATCACGCTAGATTATCTCAAATTAGGACTAATGTAAGGGACAATATAGATAATTTCCTTCTTAGTTTTTAAAGACATTGGTCTTGATGCTTGTCCAGCGCCATTAtcatttaacactttaatttgtttttgctTCATTGCAATCTTCTGTTCTTGCTTTGTTCTTCGAGAGGGAACCAATCTCGTGGAGACGAGAGAAGAATGTCCAGCTCTTGatcattagagagagagagagagggagagagagagattctcaaAGTGAACTACCAAACATATTTCttgtctttatatatatatatatatatatatatatatatatatatatatatatatatatattgtttttaggTAAAAGATCCTTTGTATTAagataaatgaaaataaaagaatttacAAATTGAACAAGAAAAACCATGTAAAACCAACTACATCAAAATGCGAGTCAAAACTTCCACTTACGGCAAAGccatcaaattatttttttctttacaaTTGATGCAattaaacaatttcaatttcttgaccaacaACCATTTATTGACTTattccaagaaatcaaagaaaaaggaCAGAATGCCCAAAATGAAATTAGGTCAAACGATTCACGCTTAAGATCGATCACTGAGTCATCTGCCCGAGCCCAACTTACTGGGCTCTATTGACATTTAAAACTGTCTTTGGAGTTCTTTGGAGGAACTTCTTGAACCAAATGGCGGAGTGTTTTGGGTATCTCTTCAGCCCATCTTTGTAATCTACGTAGTTCATGCCGAACCGAACTGTGTATCCAGAATTCCACTCAAAGTTGTCGAGCAATGACCATGCAAAGAATCCTTTCACATTTACACCatttctgcaaaaaaaaaaaaagttgacaTTATATattggaccgagtttccctctatccatggtgaatgggatcccattcattgCGGGACGGAAGAGAGCGGGAAAGAGTATCAAgagagtattttggaacatactataaCCCTGCGAAGGGTTTGTGAGCTATAATTGTTTCCACAATTAGGTGGATATGTTGTTGATGTCATCTTCCGACAagttttcaatttcaaactcaTTTGACAATCTAATCTGTGTTTTTGataatgggattttcttattgaaatcCCTTAAAGTTGTTATATAATttgtacatgtttttttttcttttgcagtTTTAGTACAGCATGTAGCTTCCAACCAATAGGTGTCATAAGTGATGAATTGTCCAATATGGGGAATTTAATGGTAAGAGAGTGTAAGTCCCATGGTGGAACACCGGAGGGcatataaaagataaaagaatttGCATGCTGGTGTCGTGAGCTTCTTTTCCCATGTAGTATAATATGCTCATTCTTTCAATGAGAGTAAAATCTTGTCACTTCACATGTGTACTAAaaaacatgtgagacaatgacaATTCTTGAAAATAACATATGAGTGTAAGTCATTCTCAAATTATTTTGATAACTCCATTTGACCCttaaaaaacttttgaaaacaaaataaattataataaaaagaaagtTAAATGTTCTTAAATACATTTATAGAtcgaggtgtcatttagacagtccCTTTGATAATTATTTGCAAAGGTCATTCACTTTGGGGCTATTTGTAGAACAGAATGACACCtataaagaaaattttctaattaATAGACCATGTGGTTGAGATTGACCACTAAATATGATGTGAGGTCGTTCAATCTCATTGTTACCCATGTTCCCAAAGACCATAGTATAGTCTTTTGTAACCCTAGCTACTTCTAGAGGAGGAGGTTTGTAGTAAAGAGATACTCACTTGATGGCTTTGTTGACAAACTGAAGATGGAGATTGTAGGAATCAATTCTGTGTTTATCCGCTAGAGCTTCTTCTAATGTAAGTGTACTGTTATTGAAATCCGATACTCCTAcaacaaaatcaaaaataaaaaaaaataaaaaaaatcacatctaCTAGTCCATGTAGCAAGATAAATAAGCTGATTAGGTGatattttctaattttgtttagTCAATGGATGTCAAGTTAGGAGTAAGAGAGGTTATGTCCCACCGTTGTTTTCTCATAATTATTTTCTatcaataaaattttagggtCAGTCTAAGGATACCCAGATAAGTTCCTAactagttaaaaaaaaaaaaaacataactcACCATTCTCAGTAATGTAAATTTCAGGATTGTTATATTCATTCTTAGTATAAGTCAACAACTCCCATATTCCTCGAGGATATACATGGAGCCAAAATGAACCAGTCTGCAATAATATTTACATATTATTAATTAATgcaagaagaaaattaaatatatatatttttttggtagaagaaaattaaatattACACTAAGAAAGTATTGTAATTCTTACACTTGGACCAATGGGGATCCCATTTTTCTCCGctgttaataaaaaaaaataaaagatttgattaattaattatgtCATTATGATTCAAATTAACAAGTCATTAATTAATAATATGAACAGTGTAAGGATCACATTTGAACTTACGTATGAGATTAGCACAAGAATCTGGATTATAAATGGAGGTGCAAGTGTCATTGTTATTCACATAAAAAGCTGTATAGTAATTGATTCCTAGGAAGTCGAATGATCCTTTAAGCATGTGCATTTCCTTCTTTGAAAAACTTGGCAAGCGATTTTTCACTTTAGATCTCATGCTCTCAGGATAATAACCGTGAGTTACAGGGCTGACAAAcctaattaaaaagaaagagagagagagagagagtattatAATTAATCAATATCTCAGGCGCATGCCGTGTATAAAATTAGGGTCGTCTGATTTAATATCGAGACTCTTTTGCCAAATAATCTAGTGGGATCCTATGTTGGAATCAACAAGACGTGGAAGGCAGAAATAATAATCCTACATCGGATGTGAGTAGCCCGACATAGAGAGTTATAGGTATTTGGGTACCCTCTCCTTAAAAGCTTGGAGTTCCACATAGAAGACAAAAGTAATTAATAATCCCACATCAAATGTAAGTAGTCCGATGTGAAAACTTATAAATACTTAATTGGGTATCCACTCCTTTTAAGGATGGGTTTTGCCAAACCcttaacaagtggtatcagaatCAAGAGGTAAAGAAGGTAATTAAGTGATCTTTGAGGAGGTGCATGCAGGATAATACTCACCATCCATACATGAAATCAAGTGCTCTCTGAGTTGCAGCAACATCAGCAGGGTGATCAGTAAAAGGCACCATCCAGTGTGAGTTTATTGTTATACCAATCTTACCCTTTTGAGTACCCTGTAACACATGTACAATGCTTAAGAAGGATACACcaatttgatcaatcaatcaatcaattatGCAAATTAAAATTTAACAGTTAAAAGTATATAACCTGATACTGATCCTTGTACCGTTTCACTGCGGTTGCATGAGCAAGAAGTAGGTGGTGCGCTACCAAGTAAGGCTCGGTAGTAGAATTCCCAGCAGAACAATTTCCCATAGATTTGGAACATCGGCCCGGTGCACGGTTTGCATTTTTATAGCCCATAACATAGGACGATGGCTCATTTAAAGTGATCCAATTCTTCACTCGATCACCGAATTTTTGGAAACAAAGATCCGCAAAGTCTCGGAAATCGTCACTGTGCATTAAATTGGCATCACTCGATCAATTCAATTAGTACTACTGGGCAACATCTTCAAttccaaagtaggaaataagaagatggaaattcatttattaattaattgatgcTTACATAATTTTTGGACTCAAGAAACCACCATATTTGTCTTCCAAGGATTGGGGTGTATCCCAATGAAACAAAGTCACATAGGGCTCGATACCTGTAAATGATAACAAAGAA includes these proteins:
- the LOC122643098 gene encoding beta-glucosidase 13-like, with product MAIQVSQSQLFLLVLIVLVNLLTHNGGVIASQNLASFNRSSFPADFIFGAASSAYQHEGGVKEGGRGPSIWDTFTHQHPDRILDHSNGDVAVDSYHRYKEDVSIMKEMGMDAYRFSISWSRLLPHGQLGHGVSRVGIQYYNNLINELQSNGIEPYVTLFHWDTPQSLEDKYGGFLSPKIIDDFRDFADLCFQKFGDRVKNWITLNEPSSYVMGYKNANRAPGRCSKSMGNCSAGNSTTEPYLVAHHLLLAHATAVKRYKDQYQGTQKGKIGITINSHWMVPFTDHPADVAATQRALDFMYGWFVSPVTHGYYPESMRSKVKNRLPSFSKKEMHMLKGSFDFLGINYYTAFYVNNNDTCTSIYNPDSCANLIPEKNGIPIGPSTGSFWLHVYPRGIWELLTYTKNEYNNPEIYITENGVSDFNNSTLTLEEALADKHRIDSYNLHLQFVNKAIKNGVNVKGFFAWSLLDNFEWNSGYTVRFGMNYVDYKDGLKRYPKHSAIWFKKFLQRTPKTVLNVNRAQ